The genomic interval tctgcatgggtaacgctgcttcgagggtggctgttgtcgttgtgttcctggttcgagcccaggtaggagcgaggagagggacggaagctatactgttacactggcaatactaaagtgcctataagaacatccaatagtcaaaggttaatgaaatacaactggtatagagagaaatagtgctataataactacaacctaaaacttcttacctgggaatactgaagactcatgttaaaaggaaccaccagctttcatatgttctcatgttctgagcaaggaacttaaacgttagctttcttacatggcacttttactttcttctccaacactttgttttgcattatttaaaccaaattgaacatgtttcattatttatttgagggtaaattgattttattgatgtattatattaagttaaagtaAGTGTtctttcagtattgttgtaattgtcattattacaaataaaaacatttttattttattttttataaattcgCCGATTACTCAGTATCggccttttttggtcctccaataatcggtatcggcattgaaaaatcataatcggtcgacctttagtaatgaccatgctgtttaatcagcttcttgatatgccacactagtcaggtagatggattatcttggcaaatgagaaatgctcactaacagatatgtaaaacaaatttgtgcaccaaatttgGTGGAGTAAAaatatttttgtgcatatgaaaaaatgtggggatcttttatttcagctcatgaaaaatgagACCAATGTACatgttgtttatttttgttcagtgtattaatGCTTTCTTAGAGAAGTCTAAGCCTCTAAACAAGAGAGGGATTTTAAACATGAGGTGCTTACCTCTTTGGTCTCTTCTTCTCAGTAGAGTGGAGAGTGCGtgagaaaagagagcagagatCAGTGGAAAGTCATATGGTTTGTTTTGTATGGTGAAAAAATGCCCATCTAAAGCAGCAGAAACAGGATTGATGTAGTTACCTTTGTCTGCCCCAGGTGGCGCTTCATACATGAAGTTGAGACCATTTTTCACACGATCATCTCCCATCAACAGTCTAAGGAGAAAGGTTTTAACAGCCGAAACGTCAGACAACGGGTTTCAATCGGTTATGTGATCAATTAGAGCTGTGATTTTACACAAGACAAAATGTAGGTATACATTTATGACAAGTACACCAACTTCCAGTGGTTAAATAATGAGAGACTAATAAGAAGTCCTATGTAAAGGCATAATTGAGATCCAAGTATCCGGATCATGTTGTGCAGCCACAGATCCTCAGGAATATCTGTAACCCACCTGTTGTTGTAGGTGTCTTGTTCTTTTAGGTAAGAATTCATGAGGTCCTCCTGCTTCTTCTTCTCGAATGTTAATTTCTGCTCTGCTATCCATACCTGTACAATGGTAAAATGGATAACATTGAGAATAGCCAAGTCATATTTGTATCCTAGTAAATGCACTGTATCTATgggacatagctagctagctatatttctgAATGTTACAtaatgtagttagctagctaatgtgctAGTCAACAACTGTTGttagcccccaggtggtgaaggtcggAAACATCTCcactgatcttcaacactggggccccacaagggtgtgtgctcagccccctcctgtactccctgttcacccatgactgtgtggccatgcatgcctccaactcaatcatcaagtttgcagacaacacaatagTGGGCTTGATTTCCAACAACGactagacagcctacagggaggaggtgggggcaCTCAGAGTGTGGAAACAGTAGAGGGCGCTGAGGCCACTGCAGAGGCCActgtaataatgtttacatatcttacatactcatctcatgttaatactgtattttatatcatctattgcatcttgcctatgctgctcggtcATTGctaatccatatatttatatgtacatattcttattccatccctttagatttgtgtatattaggtagttgtggaattgttagtttacttgttagatattactggatTGTCggtactagaagcacaagcatttcgctacactcgcattaacatctgatctccatgtgtatgtgaccaataacgtacaatttgatttgttagctagctagcgtcaTACTGGCTTGCCAATGTTAGCTGACTGATTTTACGAAACTATATGCCTATAGTAGCTAACTAGGGATCATTCTTCGCATAAGTAAATAACATCTAGATGTGATACGTTCAAAttggaaatacattttcttcagcTAGCTAGATAACTGTTAGCTGGCTAAATCCAAATGAGGTTATATACGTCAGTTAGCTAACCAAGCTAACCTGGTGAGCAAATCTATACCAAAGATTTGCCACTTACCTTTTTTATATTTGACTTAGATGCAGGGTGAAAATCTTTCTTGCACATAAAATTAGCAAAAGACTTCCCCATGATTGAAGAATATTAGTTCGCTAGCTAGGGGAGTAAATGCGAAATGTTATCAAACTCGTCCTGACAAAAACAAAACTCTCgttactagttaccacagccacaaagtgatAAACCCCGCATATTTGTAGAATTTATTCTTCTTGAAATGTGATTTCAACTTAACTTTAACCCTAATATTAACCACACTGTAGATCTTATGCCTAACcataaattaagaccaaaaagctaaatttagTTTTCATTCATATTTACGATATAACTAATTCgtgactgtggtaactagtggaaacacCCGAAACAAGGTCATTAAAATCTTCTTCCGAGTCAGCTCTCTGCGTGCGTGACCTCTGACGTACAGTGAGGCAGTCACAACATTCATTGTGCGCACTTGTGAAATCTGGTAAAGATTGAAATAAAAGTGAAAGTAAGGACGAAAGTTTATAGTTTAATGAATCAGTAGGACACTTAAAACATTTCAACTGTCGGCTACAATTTGTGATCCGCTACTTGACTGCGGTGACAGGTAATGTTAACATGCCTAGCTGAAATCAGCAGATTATTTCAGATGGCACATTAGACAGGCAATGTCCAGTGTATGGTCAAGTGCTTTGTTTGTTCATTTTGTAAAATCATCAACCATTTCTGCGTATTTTATCATAGTGTGTTCTTTGTAAATAGCCTTTCGTCACAGTAGCTTCCcgctgggcacaaactggttgaatcagttATCTCATTGgaatttgtcaacgtattgtgacgtggaatctaaATGTCATTAATGTAAACTGTTGTTTTGCGGGTGAAagttcaaccacaggattatgtcataatttcaacacatttttaacatacatagacacataaaatatgttgaatttgtacctttcaGATATTCAACATTATATCTAccgtcagattttttttttgtcggcagcacctcctactgtaAATTGGAGAGTTGATATACAGCTATGCTCTTTATTTAGTGAATGGGGGAAAAATCGATAGTTACATATCCGCAtccgcaatattatttttgcgcttgttggctgtacctgcaccaaaacaccAGTATTTtctccttcatagcttgttctccatcttctttttaaatagggagtacatttttttaaagcacTTTTATTTCCAGGACTGATCTAAACTCGTTTTCTAGGGCTTTCTTGTCCCTCAGCAGCAGACATACTGTATAGTGAGCAATATATTTGGAATATTGAATTGCAATAAAATCACAAtattgaatcgcaatacataaAGAATCGTGAGAATCCCAATACATATCATATTGGCACCTAactatcgtgataatatcgtatcgcgaggtccctggcaattcccaaccCTAACTTTATTGGTATCTTTAATGGGATACTTTAAATAAaggttgatttgatttagtcctgttCTTTAACTTCGAttcttggttgagatggagacgcgaatccaacatatcaattattgaTTTGAAGACAAACCGGAATTAAAGCCAAagatctccttcaaatgttgatattttgtTGCGTtttcaaccaaacacaattcaattccACTTTTGCagtacagtaaatagcctatttACTTGTCGACAAGTGAACAAATATATATTGGATTCAtctttatattttattttcaatcccagcccccgtccccgcaggaggccgtcattgtaaataagaatttgttcttaactgacttgcctagttaaataaattttttaaaataaataattacatcTCCAACCAAACCAAAACTAAAagttaaataatacatttaagccagtggctcagttTTAAGCCAGTGTCTCTATCCAAGCATTAGATACTCTTTAAATTAGGATATTTGGCtgcattgtcaaccaaacacaattcagtaATACTTTAGTAATACAGTTAAGGCTGTCTTCTAAACTAACGTGACAGCATTTATTCAACCGTAAAATTAGttacacatccatggccacattttgaggttagcCCACTGCAactgacctttaaacaggtcaacatttacaaggctgcagagccagatggattaccaggacgtgtactccgagcatgcgctgaccaactggcaagtgtctttactgacattttcaacctctccctgtttgagtctgtaataccaacatgtttcaagcagaccaacatagtccTTGTGGCCAAGaatactaaggtaacctgcctaaatgacccccgacctgtagcactcacgtctgtagtgaagtgctttgaatggctggtcatgactcccatcaacaccattatcctagaaaccctagaccaaTTTGCATccagcaccaacagatccacagatgatgcaatctctattgcattcaacactgccctttcccacctggacaaaatgaacacctatgtgagaatgctattcattgattacagctcagcgttcaacaccgtgtgccctcaaagctcatcactaagctaaggaccctgggactaaacaacttgacgggccgcccccaggtggtaagggtaggtaacaacacatctgccacgctgattctcaacacgggggacactcaggggtgcgtgctcagtctcctcctgtactccctgttcactcatgactgcacggccaggcacgactccaacaccatcattaagtttgctgatgacgcaacagtagacctgatcaccgacaacgatgagacagcccatagggaggaggtcagagacctgaccgtgtggtgccaggacaacaacctctccctcaacgtgatcaagacaaaggagatgattgtggactacaggaaaaggaggaccgagcacgcccccattctcatcgacgggcctgtagtagagcaggttgagagcttcaagttccttggcgtccacatcaccaacaaactaacatggtccaagcacaccaagacagtcgtgaagagggcactacaaaacctatttcccctcaggagactgaaaatatttggcatgggtcctcagatcctcataaggttttacagctgcaccatcgagagcatcctgacgggttgcatcactgcctggtatggcaactgctcggcctccgaccacaaggcactacagaaggtagtgtgtacggcccagtacatcactggggccaagcttcctgccatccaggacctctataccaggcggtgtgaaattgtcaaagactccagccaccctagtcatagaccgttctctctgctactgcacggcaagcagtaccggagcaccaagtctatgtccaagaggcttctaaacagcttctacccccaagccataatactcctgaacagctaatcaaatggctacccagactacatTAAGTTGTATAAATAGAAAATATCTGACATTgcattcccatttgaactttgttgtgcttttaaatggttgaaagcgcagtgataacacatttagacgacaactaaaccaaaaatcggACATTGTTTTTCCAATGGAATTTGTGCCTTTAGATGGTTGAAAGGATAGTTATAACACATTGCGAATTCAACattgtctttttgagtgggtgaatagaTGTAGAAATCGTATTGATCAACGCCTCAACCAGATATTACCAAAATGCTCACGTTGAAATAACATTATTTGCCCAGTGGGTTGGTTTGGTTGCTGAATTCTTTCTGCCCACCAGAATGTACCCATCTTCCTGTGACACCTTTGTGGCTCTGCCCCCTGCCACCCAGGGACAGCGCATCGTCTTCGGAAAGAACTCCGACAGGCCCTGTGATGAGGTCCAGGAGGTGGTCTACTTCCCTGCAAGAGACTACAATGCAGGAGAAAAAGTTGAAGTAAGTCTTTAAGACCTCCTCTGTACAAGTTTTCAACATGTATATTGTAGTGATGTGAAAATGTCACCTGTCTTACACTCAGTAGGTACACAATGACAGCTGTGTCCCCTTTCTGTCTTGCTCCTCGGAGTAGTGCACTTACATCGAAATTGAGCAGGCAGCCCATACCAATGCAGTTGTGCTGAGCAGACCAGCCTGGTTGTGGGGGGCTGAGATGGGGGCTAACGAGCATCAGGTGTGCATCGGAAATGAGGCAGTTTGGGgaagagagagtgctgaggatgAGGAGGCCCTTCTTGGCATGGATTTTGTCAGGTGAATATCTGCCAGCTGATTCATACATCATTACATATCTGTTCCTGTCTGTAGTTTGTCATTCTTCAACTAATTATTGCTTGTAAAATAAAAATGCATTGCACTGTAAAGCAAATCATGGGGACACATCATTGTGATGGTTTTGTCTTTGCAGACTTGGtctagagagagcagagactgcTCAGAAGGCTGTGGATGTTATTGCTGAGCTGCTGGAGAAATATGGCCAGGGAGGAAACTGCATGGAGGACCAGTCTGGCTTTACCTACCACAACAGCTTCCTCATCTCCGACAGGACTGAGGCCTGGGTGATGGAGACGTCTGGGAAGTACTGGGCAGCAGAGAAAGTGGGAGGTACATTTAAGCTATCAGGGTTTAAGTTTGGCCAACTTGTGAACTTGCAGAGCAATAACAGTTTTTAATGTTGTTTTTGATCCTCCTCTAGTTGGATATCGTAATATCTCCAATCAGTACTCCATAACAACCAAGATAGACAAGGAACACCCTGGGATGAGGGAGTATGCCAAGAGCCATGGCTGGTGGGACGGGAAGGCCCCGTTCAGTTTTGCTGAGACGTACTCTTTCATGACTACAGCCAGAATAGAGGCGTCTGGCAGCAGATACTGCGAAGGACGGAACCTACTAGAGCGAAGTAAAGGTGAGTTAAATATGTAGATGTAGGCCTTTGCTTTATGGATTAGTTGTCTTGTGTCAAGTGTAGAAAAAAATGGGTTTGATCAGATTTGAATCAAAACTGAATAGTGAATCCATATaggacagggctctccaacccttttTTTCTGGAGAGCTACCGACCTGTAGGATTTCGCTCCAAcaccagttgtaactaacctgattcaacttatcaaccagctaattattcaAATCAGGTGCGCCAAATTAGGTTTGTAGcaaaaacccacaggacggtagctctccaggaacagggtcggagagCCCTCATATAGGATGACAAACCATTTACAATGAATTACTTTTGAGTATTTAGGACACATCACAGCTGAGACAATGATGGAAATCCTGAGGGACAAGGAGAGTGGCATCAACATGGAGGGGATGTTCATGACAACAGGAAGCATGGTGTCTGTCGTACCAACAGACTCCACCCTGCCAGGGGTGCACTACTTCACTGGAACACCTGACCCTGAGAGGTACAGTATGTAGCTGGCCACAGCAAAAAACACCCTAcctagccatgttattgttccaTCTAAAGTTTATGCAAATCGCTGTATATTAAGGGTCCTTCCTTACCCAACAGGTCTGTTTTCAAACCTTTCATCTTTGTGAAAGACATTAAACAGTTGAAGCAAACTAGCTCTCCCAGTTATGGTCCTGATGACCCTGTGAAGAAGATACCCCGTTTCCAGAGCAAGCCAGATCGCAAACATCCACTGTTTATCAAACACGAGGTGGTGGCTGCAATCATTGACAGCACCAAGGTACAGAACTTTTTTCCTAATCTATACATCTTAACCCTTTAAAGATTAAGCAAATATTTGGCTTAAATTTAGCATAAAATTTTTTTTAGGACAAAGGAAAGAAGATCATGCAGAATATGAGAGTGTTAGAAAAGGAGAAGATGGCTGAGATGGAGAAACTTTTATCAAGTGGTATTGAAGACCCGACTTCAGTTGTGCACCTGTTTTCTAACTCAAGCCAGGAAGAACTGAGCGTGTACAGTAACATTTAGTGGGATCTTTCATATTGGAATGACAAGGGGTTGTTTCAAGATCAAACCCCAGCATGCAATAATTTCACtacattacagtaacagtaaATGGTAGTTTCACAAATTGCTGCTCATCAGTAAAAAGTATTAATACATCTGGGTCATGGTTACAGCCTGTCATTTTCTTTAAAATCCTTGTTTTATATTTTAAAACAAGTATTATATTCAACCAAACAGTAATACTAGAGCGGTTGAGGAGAGAGTTGCCTTTAGTTTGACCTTTAAGCTGTTTACTGAGTGATTAACATAAGCTTATTTGAAGTAAAAGAACAGGACAAATTCACGTTATTACACCACTGCCGTCAGGCATCTGGAAACCCCCTGAAAAGGCCTAAAGAGAGCCACACGTTACCAGTTCTGTTTTAAACCAGTATAAAAGGAATTGTGTAAACCAGAGGTGCaatagttgtttttttctttcagAACAGGCTGGGAATCAGAGGAACATGCAGCATTAGTTGGCTTCAAAGTACATTCAGTCAAGTGACATGGGGAAAAAACAAATACATTGACAAAACATCAAACATTCATAATGCCAAACAAGGTGAATACATGGCTCAATTACCTTATTAGCAACAGTAATAAGCACAACCCCATTAAAAGGACAAAGTAACATCGCtccaaaataacacatatgacaTTTAATCTGGCACATTTGGTATTGTACTCCTTTTCTCCCAACAAACTGAAATGTAATTGTTATTTAGAAATCCCAAAAGATAGCTGATCAGAAATGTATATTTCCTGGCCAAGAATCATTAAAATAAGTCAAAACCAAAACCACAATTCTGCCTCAGCAGACAAGTCTGCATCCATAAACATTTGACACCGTTCTATCTACATGATTCAAAATATATCTAGCTGCCGTATCCTATTTTCAAGTTCCAAACAATGGCTAAATTAAGGAAATTTAGAATACACAGCAACATTACATTATTCTATTTTTAATACCTGAAGTCACATTGACAAATACCATTCTTGTCATTGGAACTAAATAAAAAAGCATGTCCAATCAGCCTCATGGTATACAAGCTAGTCTGTACAACTTGAGATGATAATGCAAGATTATTCATTATTAGATCTGCCTCCTTGGCAAACTTAAATGTCGTTATGCATACGGTACCACACAAACATATTACAACGGACAGttcaaaagacaaaaacaaacaagTGCTCAATGCTTGTTATGACTGCATATTTCCCATGTGCAAAACAGTATGAGTATTTCAAAATGCAGCACTCTTCAATTCACCTCTATTGGTTATTACTGCTAGGTAGGTAGAGACCTGGTTTCAGGTTTGGTAGGTAGGTAGCCGACCTCTGTCATCCTGTGCCTCAGGAGAGCCCTTGAGACGGGGCCTGCCCAGGGCCCTCCTTACGCTGTGAAGCGGTAGTGCAGCTCGTCATCTTGGAAGCCGTACTCCTGGGTGATGTGCTGGAGAACCCCACCCTGCTGCAGTCGGCCACCGTAGAGCAGCGCCTCTCCTCGGTCCTGTGACAGACCCACCTGCAACAGCCACTCCACCAGCTCACTGCCAAGAAAAGTGTCCGCCACCATCCTTTCCCCACACCTGTGTGTCGGAGGACAGATTCACCAACAGGCCAGTTAGGCACTCCCCACAGCTACCAGGGCCAATAGGaacgacagaaagagaggggggggggggggagcagatagacaggaggaggaagatggcgCACAGACAAAAGCAAGAGACAACACAACCCCAAGGACCAAAAGCcatgaaaaataataatttatattAGGGATGATCAATGGGTATACAAAAACTATGCCAGACGGTCAAATCATAAGCAAAGTGGATCCTGACCTCTTCTTCTGGACAATGTCCCGGACACACTGCTCTTTGTGGTATTTGGTGAATTGAGTGCAGGTCATCATGATGTCGTCAGACACAACCAGTTGAGGCTGCTCCTCTGGCTTCATACTATGCCACAGACTGGACATCCTGCACAAAAATACATGTCAAGGCGTCTTATTCAACGCACAGCTTACTACTAGTTCCTATGAAATGCAAGTCAGGGAACCACTTACCTCTTTTTAAATGGCAGTATTATCAGATGTTTGTCCAGACCAAAAATCCCGAATGAGATGAAGCCCTgatgacagaaaacacaggtatgtaAACACCACCATTAAAATGAATAGAGCAGTTGTTAATGCCATTATGTCTAGGCCAGGCCTATTTTACCTGTCCATAGTTGACCACAGCACAGAAGAACTGCAGCTCTAAGTAGAGTCTCCCAGGAACTCGATTAAACAGCCACCACAGGCAGCTGGACAGGTTCTAAAAGCGTGGAGAGAGACATGCAGTCAAACACGGATCATCATACTAACCCAAAAACTGAAGGGCAGGACAGGGGTAAAACTAAATCAACAGGCTGTGTTGCATAAGGTGGGCCTAGCTGTGAGGTAATGGTATAATAACTCGAGCACAACATTTCATCACTACATTAACTGACCCTTGAGCAACATCCCAACCAATTAGGTTGCATCTTATCCTGAGGGAGCTTTGTGTGATGCTGAGTCACTCACAGCTAATAGGCTGACGGTCAGTAGCAGGCATAGGAGCACGTGGCGggccacctgtctgtctgctagctgCCTCTGCTGCTCCTCCTGGGCCAGTAGACAGCCTGTGGACTCACAGCCAGTCCCACACTGACCTGAGGAAGGCCACAGAGCAGACATGGCTGGTGACCCACGGGGTAATGACATGGTTTCAAATGAATCACTTAACTAACCTAAGCGTGACATTTGTGTGGGGATAACTGGGGCAAGGAGTATTTCCTGGTCTGACCACCCGTCCTGACCAGGGAAACTCCTTGCCCTTGGTTTAACGATATCATTTGtctacaggaagaggaggtatctGACACAACAAATTAAAATGAAGACTAGAGGGATGTAGGTTAGGATGTTTCTTAAAAATCACTACCTGGCTCGATGAGAAGTGCGTCATTTTTGTTTGTGCTGACAATCATATCAGGCATGGGCTGGGACGGAGCACAGTCACACATATGGCActctgacaacacacacagaggataCATTTGATCAGCATCACACACTTGATTAACAAGTCTACTGTAATATACATGTCATAAATCCTGCTAACGCAAGTATACCTTGGTTGATGCTTCTGGC from Oncorhynchus kisutch isolate 150728-3 linkage group LG26, Okis_V2, whole genome shotgun sequence carries:
- the scrn3 gene encoding secernin-3 isoform X1, with protein sequence MYPSSCDTFVALPPATQGQRIVFGKNSDRPCDEVQEVVYFPARDYNAGEKVECTYIEIEQAAHTNAVVLSRPAWLWGAEMGANEHQVCIGNEAVWGRESAEDEEALLGMDFVRLGLERAETAQKAVDVIAELLEKYGQGGNCMEDQSGFTYHNSFLISDRTEAWVMETSGKYWAAEKVGVGYRNISNQYSITTKIDKEHPGMREYAKSHGWWDGKAPFSFAETYSFMTTARIEASGSRYCEGRNLLERSKGHITAETMMEILRDKESGINMEGMFMTTGSMVSVVPTDSTLPGVHYFTGTPDPERSVFKPFIFVKDIKQLKQTSSPSYGPDDPVKKIPRFQSKPDRKHPLFIKHEVVAAIIDSTKDKGKKIMQNMRVLEKEKMAEMEKLLSSGIEDPTSVVHLFSNSSQEELSVYSNI
- the scrn3 gene encoding secernin-3 isoform X2, yielding MGANEHQVCIGNEAVWGRESAEDEEALLGMDFVRLGLERAETAQKAVDVIAELLEKYGQGGNCMEDQSGFTYHNSFLISDRTEAWVMETSGKYWAAEKVGVGYRNISNQYSITTKIDKEHPGMREYAKSHGWWDGKAPFSFAETYSFMTTARIEASGSRYCEGRNLLERSKGHITAETMMEILRDKESGINMEGMFMTTGSMVSVVPTDSTLPGVHYFTGTPDPERSVFKPFIFVKDIKQLKQTSSPSYGPDDPVKKIPRFQSKPDRKHPLFIKHEVVAAIIDSTKDKGKKIMQNMRVLEKEKMAEMEKLLSSGIEDPTSVVHLFSNSSQEELSVYSNI